In Limisalsivibrio acetivorans, one genomic interval encodes:
- a CDS encoding DUF1634 domain-containing protein: MERNLSVVLKSGGLLSVALMIIGIGEGLFLHADMEHTPYTDLGEMFSGLVSFDPVQTLYAGVLVLIITPLCGLFYMMVHFLMKGSFRYSLMCLIIFLMLAIVIVQGG; this comes from the coding sequence ATGGAAAGGAACCTGTCTGTTGTCCTTAAGTCCGGCGGGCTTCTGAGTGTGGCTCTCATGATAATCGGCATCGGGGAGGGGCTCTTCCTCCATGCGGATATGGAGCATACGCCGTATACAGATCTTGGGGAGATGTTCTCAGGGCTTGTCTCCTTCGATCCCGTGCAGACCCTTTACGCAGGCGTACTCGTTCTTATAATCACGCCCCTCTGCGGGCTTTTCTATATGATGGTGCATTTTCTCATGAAGGGCTCATTCAGGTATTCGCTGATGTGCCTTATTATCTTTCTGATGCTCGCAATAGTTATTGTACAAGGGGGCTAG
- a CDS encoding sulfite exporter TauE/SafE family protein, producing the protein MIEILLLLIMGFAVGVIGYLLGLGGGALIVPVLVLVFGYPIHEAIASSLVAIIAGSIMVASVNLRKEIINIRYAVTLELVTVFGAIIGSFISVSIPEKPLSLVFAFVMVVTAVFMWKKSQPSEALEQEEGSGALDSFYYDESRGVHVNYCVKRIAPTLGVSGAAGLISGMLGVGGGIFKVPAMNIVSCIPIRVATATSNFMIGFTAAAGCIAYFRAGYVNPLVAGSMVVGVLFGSRYATRKLTKVTDKKVKLIFILFLLFVALQMFIKGLQ; encoded by the coding sequence ATGATTGAGATATTGCTTCTCCTTATTATGGGTTTCGCAGTGGGGGTTATCGGATACCTGTTGGGGCTTGGCGGCGGTGCATTGATTGTACCTGTTCTGGTCCTTGTCTTCGGCTATCCAATCCATGAGGCTATAGCCTCATCCCTTGTGGCTATCATAGCGGGGAGCATCATGGTTGCCTCGGTGAACCTGCGCAAGGAGATCATCAATATACGATACGCCGTTACCCTCGAGCTGGTTACGGTCTTCGGCGCAATCATCGGCAGTTTCATAAGCGTCTCCATACCCGAGAAACCCCTCTCTCTTGTTTTTGCCTTTGTTATGGTTGTTACAGCAGTTTTCATGTGGAAGAAATCCCAGCCCTCCGAAGCACTTGAACAGGAAGAGGGGAGCGGAGCTCTCGATTCTTTTTATTATGATGAGTCGAGGGGAGTGCATGTGAACTACTGCGTGAAAAGGATCGCACCCACCCTCGGCGTTTCTGGAGCGGCGGGGCTTATTTCCGGCATGCTAGGCGTTGGTGGCGGGATATTCAAGGTGCCAGCCATGAATATAGTCAGCTGTATCCCCATACGTGTGGCAACGGCTACCAGCAATTTTATGATAGGTTTCACCGCCGCCGCAGGGTGCATCGCCTATTTCAGGGCAGGGTATGTTAATCCGCTTGTGGCCGGTTCTATGGTTGTGGGGGTTCTCTTCGGTTCAAGATATGCCACAAGAAAGCTCACTAAGGTTACCGATAAGAAGGTAAAGCTGATATTTATCCTGTTCCTGCTTTTTGTTGCACTGCAGATGTTTATAAAGGGGCTGCAATGA
- a CDS encoding zinc dependent phospholipase C family protein: MIIRAAAVFTAFLIFLPENALAWGFQTHIAMGTKILADTDMLVLRSYPVHFLLGNIFPDFFNFLKDFSSVKRSMETHSWRTVSRLFKGAETDAEKAFAHGYAAHLSADIIAHNSFVPQHMLYMGKGRMSSHLLLEYAEEALHNNKYRGRLLSLIDDAHINGELFLRVMGVDRDYFYREAMSIRRAVYYQKMFRLQDMVKAYKMMSMPSFKEHCTIFRREAERFVKASVENGYHELKEHDPTGKGAMDEARKKRDDLLRTTTPSQLKDTLRRGNASEYNPA, from the coding sequence ATGATAATACGTGCAGCAGCGGTTTTCACCGCTTTTTTGATATTCCTTCCTGAAAACGCCCTTGCGTGGGGCTTTCAGACACATATAGCCATGGGAACGAAGATACTGGCAGATACGGATATGCTTGTACTCAGAAGCTATCCCGTACACTTTCTGCTCGGGAATATATTCCCCGATTTCTTCAACTTCCTGAAGGACTTTTCATCGGTTAAAAGGTCGATGGAGACCCATTCATGGCGCACTGTAAGCCGTTTGTTTAAGGGTGCGGAAACCGATGCGGAGAAGGCTTTTGCCCACGGCTACGCCGCCCATCTCTCTGCGGATATCATCGCCCACAACAGCTTTGTACCCCAGCACATGCTCTATATGGGCAAGGGTAGGATGAGTTCTCACCTTCTCCTTGAGTATGCGGAGGAGGCGCTCCATAACAACAAGTATCGTGGGCGTTTGCTGAGCCTCATTGATGATGCGCATATAAACGGCGAGCTCTTCCTGCGTGTAATGGGTGTGGACAGGGATTACTTTTACCGTGAGGCTATGTCGATCCGTCGTGCGGTATACTATCAGAAGATGTTCCGTCTTCAGGATATGGTTAAGGCTTATAAGATGATGAGCATGCCGAGTTTTAAAGAACACTGCACCATCTTCCGCAGGGAGGCGGAGAGATTCGTTAAGGCCTCTGTGGAGAACGGCTACCATGAGCTCAAGGAGCACGACCCTACGGGGAAGGGCGCCATGGACGAGGCTAGGAAGAAGCGTGACGATCTGCTTAGAACCACGACACCCTCCCAGCTTAAGGACACCCTGAGAAGAGGAAACGCCAGCGAGTATAACCCCGCTTGA